The genome window TGGAGAAAATGTATTGGACAAGATGCAAGGTATTGAATTGGCGGTCAATATCTTCGCTATTTCCTTGGCATAAAAATTAGAATCTTTTCTTGTGTCGTATCCAACTATAATTGGTTTATTGTTTTGATTTGTATTAATCAAGTAATTTGATAGACCTTGAATACATTCTCTAACTGTTTGGATATTAAATCCTTGGCCCATAATGTCACGCCAGCCATCTGTTCCAAATTTAATTTCCAAAATGTCTCCTATAATTGCTCTTTTATTAATTTGGCAATATCAGTTGATTCCCAAGGCAAATCTAAGTCTTCTCTACCAAAATGTCCATAAGAAGCTGTGGGGGTATAAATAGGATTTCTGAGATTCATATTATTAATTATTGCCTGGGGCCTAAGATCAAAGTATGTGTTAACAATTTCAGATATCTTTTGATCAGAAAGATGTGATGTTCCAAAAGTTTCCACACTTACGGATATGGGTTTTGCCATACCGATTGCATATGAAATTTGTACTTCTGCTCTTTCTGCAATACCAGCAGCAACTAAATTTTTTGCCACATGTCTTGCTGCGTATGCACCAGATCTATCAACTTTTGTAGGATCTTTTCCGGAAAAAGCTCCCCCACCATGGCGGGCACTACCACCATAGGTGTCTACTAAAATCTTTCTACCTGTAAGTCCAGTATCAGCATTAGGCCCTCCTAATACAAAAAGACCCGATGGATTGATTTTTATTTCAGTAAATTCATCAATTAAAGATTCGGGTATAATGGGCTTGATTACATTTGATCGTAATTCTTTTTCTAGTTGGTCAGCTTTAACTTCTGGGCTATGTTGAGCAGAAACGATAATAGTGTGAATTCTTTTCGGTTTTCCCTGCGAGTATTCTACTGTAACCTGCGATTTTCCATCTGGCCTTAAATAATTTAAAGTGGAATTTTTCCGAACTTCAGCAAGTCTTTTTGTTAATTTGTGAGCTAGAGAGATTGGTAATGGCATTAGTTCGGGGGTTTCATTACATGCATACCCTACCATCATTCCCTGATCTCCTGCTCCAATGGTTTCATTTTCATTCTCATTTTTTGATTCTCGTGCTTCTAGAGATTTACTAACAGCAGAAGAAATTTCTGGAGATTGTTCTTTTACTGAAACCATAACACCACATGTGTTGTAATCTATTCCAAATTCAGCATTAGTATAACCAATATTTTTTAGTGTTGATCGCACAATATCAGGAATATCCACATATGTTTTAGTAGTCATTTCGCCCATAATAATTACTAATCCTGTAGTTACGCATGTTTCACACGCTACTCTTGCATTGGGATCTTGTGCTAATACTGAGTCTAAAATTGCATCAGATATTTGATCACAAACCTTATCAGGATGGCCTTCTGTTACAGATTCAGATGTAAACAAAAAACTATTGGAATCGTTAAAAGTAGATACCATATCTCTCTCTTTCTACGTACCTGTGGTCCAGCTATGTAAGTATTTAATTTGTTCTTGAGTTAAATTGTCTATAGATACACCCATAGTAGATAATTTTAGTCTCCCTATTTCTTCATCTATTTCTTTTGGTACGTCATGGACTGAAATTGATAATGATTTATTGAATTTAATGATATGTTCTACACATAATGCCTGATTAGCAAAACTCATATCCATTACACTAGAAGGATGGCCTTCAGCAGCGGCAAGATTTACCAAGCGGCCTTCCGCAAGTAAATTTATCTTTTTATCATTTACAGTATATTGTTCGATATATTGTCTTGTGAGTTTAGAAGATAAGGATATTTCTTGTAGTCCTGGTATATTAATTTCAACATTAAAATGCCCACTATTAGCTATAATTGCTCCGTCTTTCATATTTAACATATGATTTGTGTCAATTGCCTTAATACCTCCAGTGGCTGTGATAAACACATCTCCAACAACTGAAGCTTCCTCCATAGGCATTACGGAAAAACCATCCATTATTGCTTCTAAAGCTCTTGTGGGATTAACTTCAGTGACTATAACATTGGAACCTAATCCTCTAGCTCTTGAAGCAATACCTCTTCCACACCATCCATAGCCGGCAACCACAACTTTTCTACCAGACCAGAGTATATTTGTTGCTCTAGTTATTCCGTCTAATGTGCTTTGACCTGTTCCATATCGATTATCAAAAAGATGTTTTGTAGCCGCTTCATTTACTGCAATTATTGGATATATTAATTTATTTTCACTTGATAAGGCTTTTAATCGTATAACTCCTGTAGTTGTTTCTTCAGTACCTCCAATGATTGAATTACTGTATTCTTTCGGATTGTTATGTATTACTGATACTAAATCTGCCCCGTCATCCATAGTTATATTTGGCTTATACGACAAGGTTGCTTTTATATGTTCATAATATTTGTCATTATTTTCACCTTTGATTGCGAATGTTGATATCCCATATTCATTGACTAAAGCAGCAGCAACATCGTCTTGTGTACTTAAAGGGTTGCTAGCGCAAAGCAATACGTTTGCCCCCCCACTCTTTAAGGTAATCATTAAATTTGCAGTTTCTGTGGTTACATGTAGGCAGGCAGCTATGGTTATCCCTTTTAAGGGTTTTTCATTAACAAACCTTGTTTTGATTGAGTTAAGCACAGGCATATCTGTTGATGCCCAATTAATTCTTTCAATTCCAACATCAGATAATTTGTGGTCTGCTATATCATTTGGTGTTAAATTAGATGCCATTCATCTCTCCTATGGAAAACTTCCGCACATGTATATGATAGTATATTTAATAACTATTTTAGTTGGACTATTATTTTCTTTTTCATGTCATAAAAAAGCTAAGACTTATCAGTTGGTTCTTTTTTAGTAGTAGTGGCTTTTTTAGCAGTAGTTTTTTTAGCAGTAGTTTTTTTAGTAGTAGTAGTAGCTTTTTTAGTAGTAGCTTTTTTAGTAGTAGTTTTTTTGGCAACACTAGGTTTTTTAGCAGTAGTAGGTTTTGTAACTTCAGCGACTGTTTCTAAATTATTAACACGAGAGGTTCGTGTTGGAACTCTAGTTTTTACAACTGGATTTTCTAACCTTGTTTTTATCTGTAGTTTATTAGCCCTTTTTCGTCTTTTCATCAAAGATACGCGTTTTGTTTTATTCACGATTGATTACCTCACTTCTAGTTAATTAATTACTCTGCTGGGTAGCCCTTGGCTATCCAAGAGGGAGTTCCTTCTTCTATATTAAACAGTCTTTCTGATTCTATACCAACAGATGCTGCTAATTCACACGCCAAGGCACTTCTTACTCCTGCTGCACAAATGAATAATAATGACCCAGAATCTGGCAGTTGATCAACTTTAGAAAGAATTTCATCAACTGGTATATGTATTGCATTCTTAACATGGCCACTATCCCATTCGTCTTGTTGCCTAACATCAACAACTGTACATTCTTCACTATCAATTTTTTCTTTTGCTTTATCTATAGTGATTCTTTGGAATGGTTCCCCTGTATTAGAACTCATAAAATTCTCCTTTTATTATTTATAAACTTCACTAAAAAGTATTATTGAATGGTGGATATATTATACCAGACTCGGTAATAAATCCAGAAATATTTTCATGTGGGGTTATATCTGTTGTTATATTTGTCACAGAGATGGACTTAGGTGCTATCTCTGAATCATTAATATGTATAACTTCATTTCTGTTGCGTTCTTCGATTGGCAATGAAGCTCCGTTTGCTGATTCTATATCAATTATTGATGTCGGGGCGGCAACATAAAATGGAACATTGTTTTGCTTCGCGATTACGCTTAGAGAATAAGTTCCTATTTCATTTGCAAAATCGCCATTTTTAGCTATCCTTTGAGCTCCTACAATAACAGAATCTATTTTTTTATTTATCATCATAAAACCTGCTGCTGAATCGACAATTAAGTTTGTTGGTATGCCTAGTTGTGCTAATTCCCAAGTAGTAAGTCTTGCCCCATGTAAGAATGGCCTAGTTTCTGTGACGACCACATTGATATTTTTCTTGGATTCATGGGCTTTTCGTATTATACCTAGAGCTGTCCCATATCCTGAAGTTGATAGTGCACCAGTATTACCATGGGTTAATATTGTTTGTCCGGTAGATATTAGATTTTCACCTAAATTTACTATTCGATAGTTAATTGATAGATCCTCTTTATGTATTTTTTCTGCTTCTTTTTGCACAAAATCTTTCATTTCTTGCACAGTTGAGAGTGAATTTAATTTATCAAAAATTTTATATGTAACTTTTAATAAGCTATCCATAGATGGTCGAGAATTTATAATTTCATGAATGACATTTTCTAGATATTCTAAAAATTTTTGAACATCATTAGTAGAAACACTCTTTGCAGCTAAAGTTAAAGCATATGCAGCTGCAATGCTAAGTATAGATCCACCTCTAATAGACATAGATTTAATACTGTCTAGTACATCAATATAGTTGTTAGCAATAATCACTGCTTGTTCTTTTGGAAGTTTAGTCTGGTCAAGTATTTTTAATCGTTCATTTGACCATTCTAAAGGGTAAATTTCTGGCATATCTCCCTTTCTCTAATATACAACAATAGATCTCCCAAGAATTTCCCCATTAGAAAGTGATTGGTATGCTTCATTAATTTCATCAAATTTATATCGTTTGGTGATTAGTTTGTCGAGAGGGAACTGCCCATTTTTATACCAATCTAGGAACATGGGGAAATCGGTATCAGGATATGTAGCCCCTAAACTTCCTTTGTAAAGTCTTTGCCCACCAACAAACAATCTGGGTGGAATGGACATTGTGTGATTCCCGTGTGGCAATCCTATTAAGACAGCTGTTCCTCCAAGATTATTTGCTCCAGAACCGCCTGATCTTGTAGATTCAAGAATTTGCTCATTAGTGATTTTCACACCAATTGCATCGAATGCGTAATCTACTCCTCCATTTGTGATGTCTTTAATTTGTTCAATTGGATCGTTTTGAGAAGCATTGATTAAATGTGTTGCTCCAAATTCTTGCGCAAATTTTAATTTTTCATCATCTAGGTCAACTGCAATTACTGGATTTGCTTTGCTAATAGAAGCAGCTTGTATGGCGCATAATCCAACTCCGCCAACTCCAAATACTGCAACTGATTCCCCAGGTTTTACTTGTGCGGTATTTATTACTGCCCCCGCACCTGTTAAAACTGCACATCCAACAATACAGGATATATCTGTTGGATATTCCTTATCAATCGGTACAACATAATCACTATTTGTTAATACATCTTCTCCTAATGTGTAAACATTTCCATTAACCGGGATTTCATGATATGAAGCACCACTAAGTTCGGCAGGTATAGACCCTTGTGTTTCGACCCGCTTAACCCATGTAACGATTACATGGTCTCCTTCAGAAACATGAGAAACATTTTTTCCTGTTTTTGTGACAAATCCAGTGCCTTCATGACCAAGCACAAGTGGTCTAGGGAGGTTTGGATTTGCCATTTGGTGAAGTTGGGAATGGCATACACCGCTAGAATACATTTTTACTATTACTTGGTTTTCTCTAGGATCAGGAATTTCTAAATCTACAAGTTCCAAAGGTCCATCTAAGGTGAATTGAACAGCTGCTTTTGTTTTCAAATTAACTCCTTGTAAAAATAAAATTGCATGTAAATTATGACTGAGGAATTTGGGATCATCATTATAACATAAAAAGTCTGGTTTTAATCTATTTTGTTGTTATTGGAGGCGTTAATTTTTCTAATCTTGACACAACTTTATATAGGTAATAATATATCAGTCTGATCAGCTAGTGGAGTGTCCGTTTGCTGATTTTGTACGCAAAGTTGTTATTGTATTTAAGGAGGAAAATGTGAACCGATCTTTTCAACCACTTGGCGATAGAGTAGTTGTAAAACCTATCGAGAAAGAAGAAGTAACTAGTTCAGGGTTAGTGCTACCAGATACTGCAAAAGAGAAACCACAGGAAGGTGAAATTGTTGCAGTGGGAAGAGGTAGGGTAACAGATGATGGTAAAACTATTGAACTTGAAGTAAAAGTTGGAGATATAGTTGTATATTCAAAGTACGCTGGAACTGAACTCAAAGAAGAAGGCGAGGATTATTTAGTACTCAGGGAGTCAGATATACTTGCTAAAGTAGGATAATTCATTAGGTAATAGAAAAAATAAATTGTTTTGGAGGAATTAAATATGGCTAAACAATTATCGTTTGGTGAAGAGGCACGAAGATCTTTAAAAAAAGGAATTGACGCCCTTGCAGATTCAGTTAGTGTGACTTTAGGACCTAGAGGCAGAAATGTTATTCTAGATAAAAAATTTGGCCCACCTACTGTTTGTAGTGATGGTGTGACAATTGCAAAAGAAATTGAGTTAGAAGAACCTTTTGAAAATATGGGTGCACAATTATTAAAAGAAGCAGCAAGTAAAACTAATGATGTTGCTGGAGATGGAACAACAACTGCTACAGTTTTAGCACAAGCCTTAGTAACTGAGGGATTTAAAAATGTTGCGGCTGGAGCAAATCCTTTAGCTTTAAAAAGAGGCATGGATAAAGCAGTTGAAAGTATACGTGCCGAATTGAGAAAATTATCTCAAACTGTAGAAGGAAAAGAACAAATTGCACAAGTTGCTGCTTTATCTGCACATGAACAAGAAGTTGGTGACTTAATTGCAGAAGTTATGGAAAAAGTGGGTAAAGATGGTGTAATCACTGTTGAAGAATCTCGCGGACTTCAATATGACGTAGAGTATGTTGAAGGGATGCAATTTGACCGTGGATATATAAGTCCTTATATGGTCACAAATCCTGAAAGAATGGAAGCTGTTAATGATGACCCTTATATTTTAATCACTGACAAAAAAATAACTGCTGTTTCAGATGTTTTACCTGCATTGGAAAAAGTATTACAAATAACCAAGAACGTTGTAATTATTGCAGAAGATATAGAAGGTGAAGCATTAGCAACAATGGTAGTCAACAAATTAAGAGGAACTCTTAATGTTATTGCTGTTAAAGCTCCAGGATTTGGAGAAAGAAGAAAGGCTATGCTTGAAGACATGGCTATATTAACAGGCGGACATGTAATCAGTGAAGAAGTGGGAAGAAAACTTGATTCAGTTACTGTTGAAGATCTTGGTAGAGCAAGAAGAGTTGTTTCCACTAAAGAGGAAACAACTGTTGTTGAAGGACATGGTTCAGACGAGGCAATACAAGGAAGAATCAATCAAATTAAAGCCCAAATTGAAGAAACAACCTCAGAATTTGATCGAGAAAAATTACAAGAACGATTAGCAAAACTTTCTGGTGGAGTGGCAATCATACAAGTTGGAGCGGCTACTGAAGTAGAACTCAAAGAGAAAAAAGCGCGTGTAGAAGATGCGTTATCAGCAACTAGATCTGCTGTTGAAGAAGGTATAGTACCTGGTGGAGGATGTGGATTAGTTCGTGCATCTCAGTCAGTAGCTAAACTTAAATTAACAGGAGATGAGGCAACTGGAGCGCAGATTGTCTTAAAAGCAATTGATGAGCCAATAAGAGTAATTTCGTTTAATTCAGGTGCTGAAGGGTCTGTAATCTTGGATGCTATTAAAAAGGGCAAAGGTGATTATGGATACGATGCTGAGAATGAAAAATTTGGTTCAATGATGGAGTTTGGTATTATGGACCCAACAAAAGTTACCAGAGCTGCTGTTGAAAATTCAGTCAGTGTTGCTGCAATGATACTAACTACTGAGTCATTGGTAACAGAAATTCCTAGTAAGGCGCCAGCTATGCCAGCTGCCCCTCCAATGGATTACTAATACACTGGATTAACAATAAATACATCAATAGAGGGTACTCAAAATATTATGAGTACCCTCTATTTGTAAAAAACGTCTTTATTATTCATGTTCTTTTATTGTAAATAACAATTTGCTGAGTGATACTATCAGGCAATAAAGAAAAAGCAGTGGAGGATTTATATGACAGATTTGCGCAAATCGGCTGCAATTGTAGGCGCTTATGAACACCCGGTTAGATATGCTCCTGACAAAAGCGAAACTTTAATAATGGCAGAGAGTATTATTGGTGCTTTAGCAGATGCAGGATTAGAAAAAAAAGATGTAGATGCTATTTTTAGCGCTGGCGGTTTGAGTGGATATAATTTGGTAGATTATCTCAATATGCAACCTAAATATGCAGATTTTACAACTGTTGGAGGTGCATCTTTTGAATTTCATTTGTCTCATGCAGTTACTGCCATTGCTGCAGGAAGAATCAATTGTGCTGTTATAGTATATGCATCAACTCCACGCGTAACTGGTACTTTAGTAGGAACAGGTGGATTTGCTCGATATGGTTCAAGTCTTTCAGATCCCGTACCAGGAAGTTTTGAAGACCTATATGGAAAAACAACAGTTGGATTATATGCAATGATTGCTAGAAGACATATGCATCAGTACGGAACAACCAGTGAACAGTTGGCAGAAGTTGCAGTGGCTATGAGAAAACATGCAGGATTAAATCCCAATGCACTATTTCGAGATCCGATAACTGTTGAAGATGTATTGGCGTCAAGAATCATTTCAGATCCATTGCATTTGAATGATTGTTGTATTATTTCTGATGGTGGAGGTGCTGTCGTTGTAGCCTCTCCAGAGGTTGCAAGAAATTGTAAAACAAAACCTGCATGGGTGTTGGGTATGGCGGAAGCTATAGCACATCAGGGTGCTGGCAAAAGAGATTTGATTAACATAGCTGCGGCACAAACCGGAGCCCCTGCGATGGAAATGGCAGGAGTAAAACATAAAGATTTAGATATGGCTATGATTTATGATTCATTTACCATTACTGTTGTCGAAACTTTAGAAGATTTAGGGTTTTGTAAAAAAGGCGAAGGTGGAGATTTTGTAAGTGGTGGAAGAATTGAACTGGGAGGGGAATTGCCATTGAATCCTGACGGGGGAGGGCTTTCTTCTAATCATCCAGGTATGAGAGGTATGTTTTTACTTATTGAGGCCACTAGGCAGCTTAGAGGAGATTTTGCAGGTACTCCAAGACAAGTGGAAAATTGCAATCTTGTATTAGCACATGGAACAGGCGGTGCATTAGGTGATAGACATAGCGGTGGTACGATTATTCTAGGAGGTGATTAGATGGTAAATCAAATTCAATGGAAAAAACCATTACCTACAGTGACAGGTGAAACTAGAAAATTTTGGGATGCTGCAAGAAAAGGGCATTTAATGATTCAGCATTGTGAATCTTGT of SAR202 cluster bacterium contains these proteins:
- a CDS encoding methionine adenosyltransferase; its protein translation is MVSTFNDSNSFLFTSESVTEGHPDKVCDQISDAILDSVLAQDPNARVACETCVTTGLVIIMGEMTTKTYVDIPDIVRSTLKNIGYTNAEFGIDYNTCGVMVSVKEQSPEISSAVSKSLEARESKNENENETIGAGDQGMMVGYACNETPELMPLPISLAHKLTKRLAEVRKNSTLNYLRPDGKSQVTVEYSQGKPKRIHTIIVSAQHSPEVKADQLEKELRSNVIKPIIPESLIDEFTEIKINPSGLFVLGGPNADTGLTGRKILVDTYGGSARHGGGAFSGKDPTKVDRSGAYAARHVAKNLVAAGIAERAEVQISYAIGMAKPISVSVETFGTSHLSDQKISEIVNTYFDLRPQAIINNMNLRNPIYTPTASYGHFGREDLDLPWESTDIAKLIKEQL
- a CDS encoding adenosylhomocysteinase, yielding MASNLTPNDIADHKLSDVGIERINWASTDMPVLNSIKTRFVNEKPLKGITIAACLHVTTETANLMITLKSGGANVLLCASNPLSTQDDVAAALVNEYGISTFAIKGENNDKYYEHIKATLSYKPNITMDDGADLVSVIHNNPKEYSNSIIGGTEETTTGVIRLKALSSENKLIYPIIAVNEAATKHLFDNRYGTGQSTLDGITRATNILWSGRKVVVAGYGWCGRGIASRARGLGSNVIVTEVNPTRALEAIMDGFSVMPMEEASVVGDVFITATGGIKAIDTNHMLNMKDGAIIANSGHFNVEINIPGLQEISLSSKLTRQYIEQYTVNDKKINLLAEGRLVNLAAAEGHPSSVMDMSFANQALCVEHIIKFNKSLSISVHDVPKEIDEEIGRLKLSTMGVSIDNLTQEQIKYLHSWTTGT
- a CDS encoding rhodanese-like domain-containing protein; this encodes MSSNTGEPFQRITIDKAKEKIDSEECTVVDVRQQDEWDSGHVKNAIHIPVDEILSKVDQLPDSGSLLFICAAGVRSALACELAASVGIESERLFNIEEGTPSWIAKGYPAE
- the mtnA gene encoding S-methyl-5-thioribose-1-phosphate isomerase, whose translation is MPEIYPLEWSNERLKILDQTKLPKEQAVIIANNYIDVLDSIKSMSIRGGSILSIAAAYALTLAAKSVSTNDVQKFLEYLENVIHEIINSRPSMDSLLKVTYKIFDKLNSLSTVQEMKDFVQKEAEKIHKEDLSINYRIVNLGENLISTGQTILTHGNTGALSTSGYGTALGIIRKAHESKKNINVVVTETRPFLHGARLTTWELAQLGIPTNLIVDSAAGFMMINKKIDSVIVGAQRIAKNGDFANEIGTYSLSVIAKQNNVPFYVAAPTSIIDIESANGASLPIEERNRNEVIHINDSEIAPKSISVTNITTDITPHENISGFITESGIIYPPFNNTF
- a CDS encoding zinc-binding dehydrogenase, with the protein product MKTKAAVQFTLDGPLELVDLEIPDPRENQVIVKMYSSGVCHSQLHQMANPNLPRPLVLGHEGTGFVTKTGKNVSHVSEGDHVIVTWVKRVETQGSIPAELSGASYHEIPVNGNVYTLGEDVLTNSDYVVPIDKEYPTDISCIVGCAVLTGAGAVINTAQVKPGESVAVFGVGGVGLCAIQAASISKANPVIAVDLDDEKLKFAQEFGATHLINASQNDPIEQIKDITNGGVDYAFDAIGVKITNEQILESTRSGGSGANNLGGTAVLIGLPHGNHTMSIPPRLFVGGQRLYKGSLGATYPDTDFPMFLDWYKNGQFPLDKLITKRYKFDEINEAYQSLSNGEILGRSIVVY
- a CDS encoding co-chaperone GroES, yielding MNRSFQPLGDRVVVKPIEKEEVTSSGLVLPDTAKEKPQEGEIVAVGRGRVTDDGKTIELEVKVGDIVVYSKYAGTELKEEGEDYLVLRESDILAKVG
- the groL gene encoding chaperonin GroEL encodes the protein MAKQLSFGEEARRSLKKGIDALADSVSVTLGPRGRNVILDKKFGPPTVCSDGVTIAKEIELEEPFENMGAQLLKEAASKTNDVAGDGTTTATVLAQALVTEGFKNVAAGANPLALKRGMDKAVESIRAELRKLSQTVEGKEQIAQVAALSAHEQEVGDLIAEVMEKVGKDGVITVEESRGLQYDVEYVEGMQFDRGYISPYMVTNPERMEAVNDDPYILITDKKITAVSDVLPALEKVLQITKNVVIIAEDIEGEALATMVVNKLRGTLNVIAVKAPGFGERRKAMLEDMAILTGGHVISEEVGRKLDSVTVEDLGRARRVVSTKEETTVVEGHGSDEAIQGRINQIKAQIEETTSEFDREKLQERLAKLSGGVAIIQVGAATEVELKEKKARVEDALSATRSAVEEGIVPGGGCGLVRASQSVAKLKLTGDEATGAQIVLKAIDEPIRVISFNSGAEGSVILDAIKKGKGDYGYDAENEKFGSMMEFGIMDPTKVTRAAVENSVSVAAMILTTESLVTEIPSKAPAMPAAPPMDY